Proteins encoded within one genomic window of Legionella sp. PC997:
- a CDS encoding TylF/MycF/NovP-related O-methyltransferase has protein sequence MNSLHKIAEKYLTVIKKSLTGSLDTSQPDHWQFNIASTKAFRSFMTNGQVRTLIGPKRLDNIEQSIKHITSNRVVGDVVEAGCWRGGALLYLKACLDAYGDQDVLKRNVWGADLFPESSSLVTSYSKLIRLKSLLKIRRLLPKKSQQRLANYVMEAFPNEQYDKTTLSKIFALANSLTYIKKESLISTSHQDLLEAFKRYDLYDDTIKLMPGWFKDTLPQMQEQIEQIALLRIDADFYQSTLDVLNTLYPKLAQNGICIIDDYGGFTECQRAVDEYRKQHQIAEPLESVDGTCYYWIVKNRIHQGS, from the coding sequence ATGAATTCACTACATAAAATCGCAGAAAAGTATCTCACTGTAATTAAAAAATCACTTACTGGTTCATTAGACACTTCTCAACCAGACCACTGGCAATTTAACATTGCTTCCACCAAAGCCTTTAGGTCATTTATGACGAACGGACAAGTAAGAACACTTATCGGTCCTAAGCGCTTAGATAATATAGAACAATCAATCAAACATATAACGAGTAACCGTGTAGTGGGGGATGTTGTTGAAGCAGGATGCTGGCGAGGCGGTGCTTTATTGTATTTAAAAGCTTGTCTGGATGCTTATGGTGATCAGGACGTACTCAAAAGGAATGTTTGGGGTGCTGATTTATTCCCTGAATCAAGCTCCTTAGTGACTTCTTATTCTAAATTAATTCGTCTTAAAAGTTTATTAAAAATCAGAAGGCTTTTGCCCAAAAAATCTCAACAACGTTTGGCGAACTATGTGATGGAAGCCTTTCCTAATGAACAATATGATAAAACTACTTTAAGTAAGATTTTTGCTCTCGCCAATTCATTGACCTATATTAAAAAAGAATCATTAATTTCAACTTCTCATCAGGATCTTTTAGAGGCGTTCAAACGATATGATTTGTATGATGACACCATCAAATTAATGCCAGGCTGGTTTAAAGACACCTTGCCGCAAATGCAAGAGCAAATTGAACAGATTGCTCTTTTGCGGATTGACGCTGATTTTTATCAATCCACGTTGGATGTGCTTAACACCTTATATCCCAAGCTCGCGCAAAATGGTATTTGCATTATTGATGATTATGGTGGCTTTACTGAATGCCAAAGAGCGGTGGATGAGTATCGCAAACAACATCAGATTGCTGAGCCTCTGGAGTCAGTTGACGGCACTTGTTATTACTGGATCGTGAAGAATCGCATCCACCAAGGAAGTTAA
- the fabD gene encoding ACP S-malonyltransferase: MSVLLFPGQGSQHKGMGKELFTLFPEMVEQANQILGYDIKQAVFSEVINQTRYTQPLIYCISIMAWLERKADLKVDMVLGHSLGEYAALYASEVFDFATGLNIVKRRAELMSEAKEGAMAAIVGIGPIQIQEIIEKKQLSVVIANYNSPMQTVIAGTKQSIDASSKLFVEGRFIPLKVSGAFHSPLMHEAADTFYSYLKEFKLNPPRYPIIFNATARAHVDCPIEMAKLLSQQLVSPVFWHQSIEYCLALGYLDFVELGPGQILTSLVDAILHDPVITSAVN, translated from the coding sequence ATGAGTGTATTATTATTTCCAGGACAAGGATCTCAACACAAAGGGATGGGAAAGGAGTTATTTACATTATTTCCCGAGATGGTGGAGCAAGCAAATCAAATACTCGGTTATGACATTAAGCAAGCTGTATTTAGCGAAGTAATAAATCAAACACGATACACCCAACCACTCATTTACTGTATTTCGATTATGGCTTGGCTTGAGAGAAAAGCTGATTTAAAAGTGGATATGGTGTTGGGACATAGTTTAGGGGAATATGCAGCACTGTATGCCTCTGAAGTTTTCGATTTTGCGACGGGATTAAACATCGTTAAACGCCGCGCAGAATTGATGAGTGAGGCTAAAGAAGGGGCCATGGCGGCAATTGTAGGAATAGGTCCGATACAAATTCAGGAGATTATCGAAAAAAAACAACTGTCGGTTGTAATTGCTAATTATAATTCCCCAATGCAAACCGTAATTGCAGGAACAAAGCAATCAATTGATGCCAGTTCCAAATTATTCGTTGAAGGACGCTTTATTCCCTTAAAGGTAAGCGGTGCATTCCATTCACCCTTGATGCATGAGGCTGCTGATACCTTTTATTCTTATCTCAAGGAATTCAAATTGAATCCACCGCGATATCCCATCATCTTCAATGCAACCGCACGGGCACATGTTGATTGTCCAATAGAGATGGCGAAACTACTTAGCCAGCAGTTAGTGAGTCCTGTATTTTGGCATCAAAGCATAGAATATTGTTTAGCTTTGGGATATTTGGATTTTGTTGAGCTGGGACCAGGTCAGATCTTAACTTCCTTGGTGGATGCGATTCTTCACGATCCAGTAATAACAAGTGCCGTCAACTGA